Proteins encoded within one genomic window of Mesobacillus subterraneus:
- a CDS encoding energy-coupling factor transporter transmembrane component T family protein — MLLNEMNPSIKALSILVSILLLSIFFDPVTPLLSLILTIAITFIFGKIHFKKWILLFSPFLFMAIVYVWSSLLFPRVDWGDSIIWEWWFITITAEGVQRSISLGLRVLSFASLSLLFALTTNPFNFLLSLMQQCKLSPKIAYSIMAGYQFLPMIKNEFEIIRSAHRIRGAGRTETLSDKIKQIKKYGIPLLASGIRKAERTAIAMESKGFTGDKEREFYRVIPVSKRDWLLFGLLICIVLVSALTSHKLGYLSLYNGEL, encoded by the coding sequence ATGCTGTTAAATGAAATGAACCCGAGCATTAAAGCCCTTAGCATTCTTGTCAGCATCTTGCTGCTATCGATATTTTTCGATCCAGTCACACCTTTGCTTAGTCTCATTTTGACTATAGCAATCACATTTATTTTTGGGAAGATACATTTTAAGAAGTGGATCCTGTTATTTTCTCCTTTCCTCTTCATGGCGATTGTCTATGTCTGGTCATCACTTTTGTTCCCGAGAGTAGATTGGGGAGACAGCATTATCTGGGAATGGTGGTTCATCACCATCACTGCTGAAGGGGTACAAAGGAGCATATCACTTGGATTAAGAGTGCTAAGTTTTGCTTCCCTTTCACTTCTATTTGCCCTTACGACCAATCCATTTAACTTTTTGCTTAGCTTAATGCAGCAATGCAAGTTATCTCCGAAAATTGCCTATTCCATCATGGCGGGATATCAATTCCTCCCTATGATAAAAAATGAATTTGAGATAATTAGAAGTGCCCATCGAATTAGAGGTGCAGGAAGAACAGAAACTTTATCGGATAAAATAAAGCAAATAAAGAAGTATGGCATTCCTTTACTCGCGAGCGGAATCAGAAAAGCAGAAAGAACAGCTATTGCAATGGAGTCAAAAGGTTTCACTGGAGATAAAGAACGAGAATTCTATCGAGTAATCCCAGTTTCTAAAAGGGATTGGCTGCTGTTTGGTTTGCTGATCTGCATCGTTCTTGTAAGTGCTTTAACCTCACATAAGCTTGGTTACTTGAGTTTGTATAATGGCGAATTATAA
- a CDS encoding peptidylprolyl isomerase, giving the protein MAKKGYIQMQNGEKIEFELYPNEAPGTVANFEKLANEGFYNGLNFHRVIPGFVSQGGCPSGTGTGGPGYTIKCETEGNPHKHQPGSLSMAHAGKDTGGSQFFIVHESQPHLNGVHTVFGKVTSNLEAAKAMSNGDVMEKVVVTEE; this is encoded by the coding sequence ATGGCTAAAAAAGGATACATACAAATGCAAAACGGAGAAAAAATCGAATTCGAACTTTACCCAAATGAAGCACCAGGTACAGTAGCGAACTTTGAGAAGCTTGCAAACGAAGGCTTCTATAACGGTTTGAATTTCCACCGAGTAATTCCTGGTTTTGTTAGTCAGGGAGGCTGCCCTTCCGGAACAGGTACTGGTGGTCCTGGTTACACAATCAAGTGTGAAACAGAAGGCAATCCGCATAAGCACCAACCAGGTTCACTTTCAATGGCACATGCTGGAAAAGACACAGGCGGCAGCCAATTCTTCATCGTCCATGAATCACAGCCACACTTAAATGGCGTACACACAGTATTCGGAAAAGTTACTTCTAATTTGGAAGCAGCTAAAGCAATGAGCAACGGAGATGTTATGGAAAAGGTCGTTGTTACCGAAGAATAA
- a CDS encoding class I SAM-dependent methyltransferase translates to MGKLFAFFYDTFMGPLEKRWIARVRKKIVSGLEGNVLEIGAGTGANFPYYSKEKVERFVSLEPNPYMLDQAKRRAKEFELPVEFHQGMAEALPFHDGEFDTVVATLVLCSVNDPQKVFQEMRRVCKPGGKIVLFEHVRTESKTLAALQDVLTPVWKRLCDGCHLNRDTGHYMKESGIKMVKEKKHFNGIFVEYEGLNPK, encoded by the coding sequence TTTTTTATGATACATTCATGGGACCTCTTGAAAAAAGGTGGATCGCACGGGTCAGGAAAAAGATAGTTTCTGGATTAGAGGGAAATGTACTTGAAATTGGTGCAGGTACGGGAGCGAATTTCCCTTATTATTCTAAAGAAAAAGTGGAAAGGTTTGTTTCACTGGAGCCAAATCCCTATATGCTTGATCAGGCAAAACGCAGAGCGAAAGAGTTCGAACTGCCAGTCGAGTTCCACCAGGGGATGGCAGAAGCACTTCCTTTTCATGATGGTGAGTTTGATACAGTTGTAGCTACCCTTGTTCTTTGCTCCGTAAATGATCCGCAAAAAGTATTTCAGGAAATGAGAAGAGTGTGTAAACCAGGAGGGAAAATTGTTCTTTTTGAGCATGTCAGAACAGAATCGAAAACGCTTGCGGCTTTGCAGGATGTCCTGACTCCGGTCTGGAAACGGCTATGTGATGGCTGCCATTTGAATCGTGACACAGGTCACTATATGAAGGAATCCGGAATCAAAATGGTAAAAGAAAAGAAGCATTTTAATGGGATTTTTGTTGAATATGAGGGGCTTAATCCAAAATGA
- a CDS encoding DUF3307 domain-containing protein, which translates to MSLIIAHLLADFYLQTDRMVQDKLRNLKKHILHHFMVNTAVLTSGWLFFYQENDVVRTVVWPVLFITGTHLIIDMVKIKLVDQFTVRENLNKLWFFILDQLLHLLMLLLALQLFFQKSIVSNADTFIQLLFEEGRNLDASSTILVIVIILLLGTTVSGHIIRILLGSLPGQLLTFEGKYTFKNELKEPEYLQKSMGERGLSEQYSYMIFNKHDMSRGKLIGYIERLLVILLTYYSSYPAIAFIVTAKSIARFKQMDDRDWAEYFLLGTLTSMFIGIMFGILLREILN; encoded by the coding sequence TTGAGTTTAATTATCGCGCACCTACTAGCAGATTTTTACCTGCAAACCGACCGTATGGTTCAGGATAAGCTGAGAAATCTTAAAAAGCATATACTGCATCATTTTATGGTGAACACAGCTGTACTCACGTCAGGGTGGCTATTTTTTTATCAGGAGAATGATGTGGTGAGGACTGTTGTCTGGCCAGTTCTATTCATAACAGGTACCCACCTGATCATTGACATGGTAAAGATTAAGCTTGTGGATCAATTTACGGTACGGGAAAATTTAAATAAGTTATGGTTTTTTATATTGGACCAGCTGCTGCATCTCTTGATGTTATTGTTAGCATTGCAGTTGTTTTTTCAAAAATCAATAGTTTCTAATGCTGATACATTTATTCAGCTTCTGTTCGAGGAAGGACGAAATTTGGACGCTTCCAGTACGATCCTCGTCATTGTCATCATTTTACTATTGGGTACAACCGTCAGCGGACATATAATACGTATCCTGCTAGGCTCTCTTCCTGGACAACTGTTAACCTTTGAAGGGAAATATACATTTAAGAATGAGCTGAAGGAGCCGGAATATCTGCAAAAAAGTATGGGTGAAAGAGGACTTTCAGAGCAATACAGCTATATGATCTTCAACAAACACGATATGTCACGGGGGAAGTTGATTGGTTATATCGAGCGACTTCTGGTGATTTTACTCACATACTACAGTTCGTATCCAGCCATCGCCTTTATTGTTACCGCGAAATCCATCGCCCGTTTTAAACAAATGGATGATCGTGACTGGGCGGAATATTTTCTACTTGGTACCTTGACATCTATGTTCATTGGTATAATGTTTGGAATCCTATTAAGAGAGATATTAAATTAG
- a CDS encoding Ykof family thiamine-binding protein — translation MKEILCGTSEITGASFSIYPMTDRFVDIILSSLKKVDTTKVWMKSDDISTCVRGHSEHVFDVVKAIFLNASIAGDHVVLNATFSNGCPGDSAGDAFMAEDLILMNKELSQKISLEVATQFALYPLGIPGYMDVIMDQIKTVDQQGVFSGGVHYSSRLDGDGNKVFAALESAFEGARNSDSSHIVMTVTMSANSPSRKEGQ, via the coding sequence TTGAAAGAGATTCTTTGCGGTACTAGCGAGATTACAGGGGCGAGTTTTTCAATTTACCCAATGACAGACAGGTTCGTGGATATTATCCTCTCTTCACTGAAGAAAGTTGACACAACAAAGGTATGGATGAAGTCAGATGATATCAGCACATGTGTGCGTGGTCATTCAGAACATGTTTTTGACGTTGTTAAGGCTATATTTCTGAATGCATCAATTGCGGGAGACCATGTGGTCCTGAATGCGACATTTTCAAATGGATGTCCTGGTGACAGTGCTGGGGATGCATTCATGGCAGAAGATTTAATTCTTATGAATAAAGAGCTTTCACAGAAAATCAGCCTGGAGGTCGCAACCCAGTTCGCTCTCTATCCATTAGGTATTCCTGGATATATGGATGTCATTATGGATCAAATTAAGACTGTTGACCAGCAAGGTGTCTTTAGCGGAGGCGTTCATTATTCTTCAAGATTAGATGGTGATGGCAATAAGGTGTTTGCAGCTTTGGAAAGTGCGTTTGAAGGTGCCCGGAACAGTGATTCTTCACATATTGTCATGACGGTGACTATGTCAGCCAATAGCCCTTCTCGCAAGGAGGGTCAATGA
- the mug gene encoding G/U mismatch-specific DNA glycosylase has protein sequence MEPISDHLLKNLDVLFVGFNPSIRSSVTGHHYANPNNRFWKILYEAGITQRKYNSSEDYQLLEIGYGMTNIVARPTKAADEITKEEYQQGKLELISKIEKFSPKIVCFVGKGVYQQYSGKKDIPWGKQDGAVVAGTVDFVAPSSSGLVRMKMEEVVEIYKELPLLINDTISK, from the coding sequence GTGGAGCCGATTTCTGATCATTTACTTAAAAATCTTGACGTCCTTTTTGTTGGTTTCAATCCGAGCATCCGTTCGTCCGTAACAGGCCATCATTACGCCAATCCAAACAATAGATTTTGGAAGATTCTTTATGAAGCAGGCATAACGCAAAGAAAGTATAATTCTTCAGAGGATTATCAGCTTCTGGAAATAGGCTATGGGATGACCAACATAGTTGCTCGTCCGACTAAAGCAGCGGATGAGATTACGAAAGAAGAATACCAGCAGGGAAAACTTGAGTTAATAAGTAAAATCGAGAAATTCAGTCCGAAGATCGTTTGTTTCGTTGGTAAAGGTGTATACCAGCAATACAGCGGGAAAAAAGATATTCCATGGGGAAAGCAGGATGGAGCTGTCGTTGCTGGTACCGTTGATTTCGTTGCACCTTCCTCAAGCGGACTGGTAAGGATGAAGATGGAGGAAGTAGTGGAGATTTATAAAGAACTCCCTTTGTTGATAAATGATACAATTTCCAAGTGA
- a CDS encoding FAD-binding domain-containing protein: MNIVLFNNDLRITDHQPLTEAARAGEVLPIYVVEPAQWKDTSFSARHFQFVAESLEELSIGIEEKGGNLFLATGEIEPVLEKLLDTYDSIKLYTHIDSRLMDKVKKWAEQNRQLLFSYGPALENISAKLLNNRLISYVKEPIVEVPNQINVPSNSPDFLFTDLKKLQNYRVDGNKIRFDQQGGEMKAIETLESFLDSRFASYIKNQQKPLPSSLSSSRLSAYITWGNISVRTIYQKTDEKMQACELEEDKIQLEAFLSKLASRVEICSRKIQHPQIDAVRKIKREWNEDWFQRWIQGRTGIPIIDASMRSLDKTGWMNFSLRAMVTAFMTNTLLLDEQKISAALAELYLDYEPAVHDFYIQQHAGMKGKMKIIDPVKVGRQLDPEGAFIRRFIPELSRLPDEYIHEPWVYPAFYQLGYEAPMVDVKKVYKKANIQNQAIEKKGKPGKKKAEGETEQLSFDI, from the coding sequence ATGAACATAGTCTTATTCAATAATGATTTGCGTATTACCGACCATCAGCCTCTTACCGAAGCAGCGAGGGCGGGAGAGGTATTGCCGATCTATGTTGTGGAGCCTGCACAATGGAAGGACACATCGTTTTCTGCCCGCCATTTTCAATTTGTTGCTGAAAGTCTTGAGGAGCTGTCAATTGGTATTGAGGAAAAGGGAGGAAATCTCTTTCTTGCAACCGGCGAGATCGAGCCAGTTCTTGAGAAATTGCTGGATACTTACGATTCTATAAAATTATATACGCATATTGACAGCAGGTTAATGGACAAAGTTAAGAAGTGGGCAGAACAAAATCGGCAGCTTCTTTTTTCTTATGGTCCGGCACTCGAAAATATCTCAGCAAAGCTTCTAAATAATCGTTTAATTTCTTATGTAAAAGAACCGATAGTTGAAGTTCCAAACCAGATTAATGTACCGTCAAATTCACCGGATTTTCTGTTCACTGACTTAAAAAAACTACAGAATTACAGAGTGGATGGAAATAAAATTCGCTTTGACCAGCAAGGGGGAGAAATGAAGGCGATTGAAACGCTGGAATCCTTCCTAGACAGCAGGTTCGCAAGCTACATTAAAAACCAGCAAAAACCGCTCCCGTCTTCGCTTTCATCTTCAAGGCTTTCTGCTTATATAACTTGGGGGAACATATCGGTCAGGACCATTTACCAGAAAACTGACGAAAAAATGCAAGCATGTGAGCTGGAGGAAGATAAAATACAGCTTGAAGCTTTTTTATCAAAGCTTGCTTCGAGGGTCGAGATTTGCAGCAGGAAGATACAACATCCGCAAATAGATGCTGTAAGGAAAATCAAAAGGGAATGGAATGAAGATTGGTTCCAGCGCTGGATTCAGGGAAGGACGGGAATACCGATTATTGATGCTTCCATGAGGAGTCTTGATAAAACGGGATGGATGAACTTTTCTTTGCGTGCTATGGTTACGGCTTTTATGACTAATACCTTATTGTTGGATGAACAAAAGATATCTGCTGCCCTGGCAGAGCTTTATTTAGACTACGAACCAGCTGTACATGATTTCTATATTCAACAACACGCGGGAATGAAAGGGAAGATGAAAATCATTGATCCCGTTAAAGTTGGCAGGCAGCTTGATCCAGAGGGGGCGTTCATCCGCCGATTTATCCCTGAGTTAAGCAGGCTTCCAGACGAATACATTCACGAACCGTGGGTTTATCCTGCTTTTTATCAGCTTGGCTATGAAGCACCAATGGTCGATGTGAAAAAGGTTTATAAAAAGGCAAATATTCAAAACCAGGCAATAGAGAAAAAGGGAAAGCCAGGTAAGAAAAAAGCCGAAGGGGAAACGGAGCAACTATCCTTTGATATTTAG
- a CDS encoding c-type cytochrome, whose translation MKNSLAIIIGFLIVGSLFVGWKISQDLGPADTATAPLPQTESASKEIEFNPPSMEDVPDGPLGESIKYGYELVMETNKVADEYVGNNLSCASCHANGGTVMEEAPMVGLSAVYPEYRPREGEVYTLEDRINGCMIRSMNGKMFPTDSKEMRAMIAYLQYMSEGVPAGADLSWRAPKEPKQYPVPNIEDGEKLYAQSCASCHAADGSGTGTNTGPAVWGENSFNDGAGMSRMTKMAGYVKKNMPKGQGGTLSDQQAIDLAAYILSHDRPEFQGHEGDWPKGGRPADIMNKEKREQVKNGTIDWEAILSVKN comes from the coding sequence ATGAAAAATAGTCTTGCAATTATTATTGGTTTTTTAATCGTTGGTTCATTATTTGTCGGCTGGAAAATAAGCCAAGACCTGGGGCCAGCTGATACAGCAACTGCGCCTCTGCCGCAAACTGAGAGCGCCAGCAAAGAAATTGAGTTCAATCCGCCAAGCATGGAGGATGTACCTGATGGTCCACTTGGGGAAAGTATTAAATATGGCTATGAGCTGGTCATGGAAACAAATAAAGTAGCTGATGAGTACGTTGGCAATAACCTTTCATGTGCAAGCTGTCACGCAAATGGAGGCACAGTGATGGAAGAAGCACCGATGGTAGGACTTTCTGCCGTCTATCCAGAATACAGGCCGCGTGAGGGCGAGGTTTACACTCTTGAAGATCGAATCAATGGGTGTATGATCCGAAGCATGAATGGAAAAATGTTTCCGACTGACAGTAAAGAAATGCGCGCGATGATTGCTTATCTGCAATACATGTCAGAAGGTGTACCGGCTGGAGCGGACCTTTCATGGAGAGCACCTAAAGAGCCTAAGCAATACCCGGTCCCTAACATTGAGGATGGAGAAAAGCTTTACGCACAATCATGTGCAAGCTGCCATGCTGCTGATGGATCCGGTACTGGAACAAACACAGGGCCTGCTGTTTGGGGAGAAAATTCTTTCAACGACGGTGCAGGTATGTCAAGAATGACGAAGATGGCAGGATACGTTAAGAAGAACATGCCTAAAGGACAGGGTGGAACTTTATCTGACCAGCAAGCGATCGATTTGGCTGCATATATCCTTTCTCATGACCGACCAGAATTTCAAGGGCATGAAGGTGACTGGCCGAAAGGCGGGAGACCGGCAGACATCATGAACAAGGAAAAACGTGAACAAGTCAAAAACGGCACAATTGATTGGGAAGCAATTCTCTCGGTAAAAAATTAG
- a CDS encoding VanZ family protein, producing the protein MLNRINFKHKKWISVISYGLFIIYIIIAVILLFLSPYRQAAYEINSAGANPYNIIPFKTITDYIKASSHINQSIWMSNLFGNVLAFFPLGTFLPWLFKSFSGFWRTIGTVFLATTSVEILQYATRVGSFDIDDIILNTIGGAIGYLLIRLIYLLMLKGKTNGH; encoded by the coding sequence ATGCTAAATCGAATAAATTTCAAACACAAAAAATGGATTTCAGTAATATCTTATGGATTATTCATTATATACATCATCATTGCCGTAATTTTGTTGTTCCTTAGCCCATACAGACAGGCTGCCTATGAAATTAATTCTGCCGGTGCCAACCCATATAACATCATCCCTTTCAAAACAATCACAGACTACATTAAGGCTTCTTCGCACATAAATCAAAGTATCTGGATGTCCAATTTATTTGGCAATGTCCTTGCCTTTTTCCCTTTAGGAACCTTTCTTCCATGGTTGTTCAAAAGCTTCAGCGGGTTTTGGCGAACGATCGGTACGGTCTTTCTGGCGACTACCTCAGTGGAAATCCTGCAGTATGCGACCAGGGTAGGCAGTTTTGACATCGATGATATTATTCTAAACACAATAGGCGGTGCAATTGGCTATCTATTGATCAGATTGATTTATCTTCTTATGTTGAAGGGGAAAACAAATGGACATTAG
- a CDS encoding GNAT family N-acetyltransferase codes for MDIRMLKVGEQPPWHLLLQADPSKDLVSGYLDKGSCYVMESECSDTIGVILLVPVSSHIIEIMNLAVDELHQGKGLGTILLKHGIQTAAEKGYSMVEIGTGNSSIFQLALYQKVGFRITGIDRDFFIRNYQEPIFENGIQCRDMIRLSMLLNGENRFLE; via the coding sequence ATGGACATTAGAATGTTAAAAGTCGGCGAACAGCCGCCCTGGCATCTGCTCCTCCAGGCAGATCCTTCTAAGGATCTGGTTTCAGGGTATTTAGACAAAGGATCGTGCTATGTTATGGAATCAGAATGCAGTGACACAATCGGGGTAATCTTACTAGTTCCTGTTAGTTCTCATATCATCGAAATCATGAACCTTGCTGTCGATGAATTACACCAAGGAAAGGGCTTAGGCACCATCTTGCTTAAGCATGGGATTCAAACTGCAGCTGAAAAAGGCTATAGTATGGTTGAAATAGGTACTGGGAATTCGAGTATTTTCCAACTGGCGTTATATCAAAAAGTTGGATTCAGAATCACTGGAATAGATCGTGACTTTTTTATAAGGAATTATCAAGAACCCATTTTTGAAAATGGCATCCAATGCAGGGATATGATCCGATTATCAATGCTCTTAAATGGTGAAAACCGGTTTTTAGAATAA
- a CDS encoding ABC transporter ATP-binding protein, which yields MISQPSRPFLEVSNLSFRFEAGQDPVLKNITFEINENENILVLGPSGSGKSTLAYCLNNLYPSSVDGIMNGYINYKGRALSSFEPGEANRKIGFVMQDPDSQFCMLTAEEEVAFVLENIRFPRLEMEERIHYVLDLVDLLPFKHRLIHTLSGGQKQKLAIACALAMEPELLILDEPTANLDPASGFELVQTLKKLKKSHSFSILVIEHNLDNWLDFVDRCIIFNSKGELFLNGPPNICFAEYARELASEGIWLPRTIHVGLRLQDAGLLKSSSLPMTISEIIEHSEDIGQTIEFLSTDSRKQMHTPSPSIISAKGVSYSRDNHEIIQEISLSIHAGEFIAIAGANGSGKTTFSKCLAGLIPSRGEIRLYGLSLGEWHDEKKWRRLGYVFQNPEHQFITDSVIEEINYSLQAKEQGPQKYKNTEILKKLRMADQLYNHPFSLSQGQKRRLSVAVMLVNGQEVLIMDEPTFGQDAVTSKEIIDFAVKAVPETGSIIMITHDMDIIDRYADKVLVLEKGNMLFYESPGNLWDQPGILARANLRVPFLREMAMHVEGRYAVK from the coding sequence ATGATATCTCAGCCTAGTCGTCCATTTTTGGAGGTGTCAAACTTATCTTTCAGGTTTGAGGCTGGCCAGGATCCTGTCTTAAAAAACATTACCTTCGAAATTAATGAAAATGAGAATATACTTGTTTTGGGCCCAAGCGGTTCAGGAAAGAGTACCCTCGCATACTGTCTGAATAATCTGTATCCGTCTTCTGTTGATGGAATCATGAATGGCTATATTAATTATAAAGGGCGAGCGTTATCCTCCTTTGAGCCAGGAGAAGCAAACCGAAAAATTGGATTTGTCATGCAGGATCCTGATTCCCAATTTTGCATGCTGACTGCCGAGGAAGAAGTGGCTTTTGTATTAGAAAATATACGTTTCCCCAGATTAGAAATGGAAGAAAGAATACATTATGTACTTGATTTAGTAGACTTGTTGCCATTCAAACACAGACTGATTCACACCCTCTCAGGCGGTCAAAAGCAAAAGCTTGCGATTGCCTGTGCACTGGCAATGGAACCGGAATTATTGATCCTTGATGAACCAACCGCTAATCTAGACCCTGCTTCTGGGTTCGAACTAGTACAGACTTTAAAAAAATTAAAAAAATCTCATTCCTTCAGTATCCTCGTTATTGAGCACAATTTGGACAATTGGCTCGATTTTGTGGATCGCTGCATCATTTTCAATTCCAAGGGTGAGCTGTTTTTAAACGGTCCGCCAAACATTTGCTTTGCAGAATATGCAAGAGAACTCGCAAGTGAAGGCATATGGCTCCCCCGCACCATTCATGTTGGATTGAGACTACAGGATGCTGGTTTGTTAAAGAGTTCTTCACTGCCAATGACAATAAGTGAAATCATTGAACATAGTGAGGATATAGGGCAAACAATTGAATTTTTATCAACTGACAGCCGTAAGCAAATGCACACCCCCTCTCCTTCCATTATCAGTGCGAAGGGTGTCAGCTATTCAAGAGACAATCATGAAATCATCCAAGAAATCTCTTTATCAATTCATGCGGGTGAATTCATTGCAATAGCCGGGGCTAACGGATCAGGGAAGACGACTTTCTCCAAATGTTTGGCCGGTTTAATTCCATCAAGAGGTGAAATAAGGCTGTATGGTCTCTCATTAGGAGAGTGGCATGATGAAAAAAAATGGAGAAGGCTCGGATATGTATTCCAGAATCCAGAGCATCAATTTATTACTGATTCTGTGATCGAAGAAATTAATTACAGCCTTCAAGCGAAAGAGCAAGGTCCACAAAAATATAAAAATACAGAGATTCTAAAAAAACTTCGTATGGCCGATCAGTTATATAATCATCCCTTCTCTTTAAGCCAGGGTCAAAAAAGAAGACTGAGTGTGGCGGTCATGCTGGTGAATGGACAGGAGGTTTTGATCATGGACGAACCAACCTTTGGTCAGGATGCGGTTACTTCAAAGGAAATCATTGACTTTGCTGTCAAGGCTGTACCAGAGACAGGCAGCATCATCATGATTACCCATGATATGGATATAATTGATCGTTACGCAGATAAAGTTTTAGTACTCGAAAAAGGAAATATGTTATTTTACGAGTCTCCAGGCAACCTTTGGGATCAACCAGGAATTTTGGCGAGAGCGAATTTAAGAGTCCCGTTCCTCAGGGAAATGGCAATGCATGTGGAGGGAAGATATGCTGTTAAATGA
- a CDS encoding ferritin-like domain-containing protein, translating to MYPYYEHYRQNQKLVNDLIKAINGEYSATQCYAKLAGMAPNAEQRDQINEILNDEKKHLQQFSQIYTTLTGKQPRPMLIEECGESYVAALEASFKDEQRTTDFYHEIADEAADPVIKEVFRRAAYDEQNHAVWFLYYLGKEK from the coding sequence ATGTATCCATATTATGAACATTACAGACAGAATCAAAAGCTTGTTAATGATCTAATTAAAGCTATAAATGGTGAATACAGTGCCACACAATGCTATGCAAAGCTTGCAGGTATGGCACCGAATGCTGAACAGCGGGACCAAATCAATGAAATACTTAATGATGAAAAAAAACATCTACAGCAGTTTTCACAAATTTATACAACTTTAACAGGAAAGCAGCCACGTCCAATGTTGATTGAAGAATGTGGTGAATCATATGTTGCAGCACTTGAAGCATCTTTCAAGGATGAACAAAGAACAACTGATTTTTATCATGAAATAGCTGATGAAGCTGCTGACCCGGTTATAAAAGAAGTTTTCAGGCGTGCTGCTTATGATGAACAGAACCATGCCGTCTGGTTTCTTTATTATTTAGGAAAAGAAAAGTAG
- a CDS encoding ECF transporter S component: MLANWKLREVVVLSVLAVVFGVIYLLFLQIGNVLVGMFGLIGYDLIFGIWFIVSIIAAYIIRKPGAAVLSETIAATIEVMLGNAIGPRLILVGIIQGLGAEAAFAATKWKNYSAWVLVAAGMGSSITSFLWGYFLGGFAALSPGYVTAMFFVRLASGAILAGLLGKYISDSLAKTGALNSFPLGKEARKAKHNDDISA; this comes from the coding sequence ATGCTCGCCAACTGGAAACTTCGTGAGGTTGTTGTCCTCTCTGTCCTGGCAGTCGTTTTTGGGGTCATCTACCTCCTATTCTTACAAATCGGCAATGTACTTGTAGGTATGTTTGGCCTTATTGGCTATGATTTGATATTCGGAATCTGGTTCATCGTTTCCATAATAGCTGCATATATCATCAGGAAGCCTGGAGCAGCTGTATTATCAGAAACGATAGCTGCAACTATAGAGGTCATGCTTGGCAATGCTATTGGTCCACGCCTGATCCTTGTTGGCATTATTCAGGGACTTGGTGCAGAAGCAGCTTTTGCAGCAACCAAATGGAAGAACTATTCAGCATGGGTGCTGGTGGCTGCAGGAATGGGTTCCTCAATCACCAGCTTTTTATGGGGCTATTTTTTAGGAGGATTTGCTGCACTGTCACCTGGTTATGTAACAGCGATGTTTTTCGTCAGGCTTGCAAGCGGAGCAATATTAGCCGGCCTACTTGGTAAATACATAAGTGACAGCCTCGCAAAGACTGGAGCGTTAAATAGCTTCCCGCTTGGCAAGGAAGCCAGAAAGGCAAAGCATAACGATGATATCTCAGCCTAG